One Nicotiana sylvestris chromosome 12, ASM39365v2, whole genome shotgun sequence genomic window carries:
- the LOC138883118 gene encoding uncharacterized protein produces the protein MAPFKALYGRRCRSPIGWFEVGEAELIWPDHVHQVMEKVKIIKERLKTTQSRQKSYSDVRRRDLEFKEDDWVFLKVSPMKGIMRFGKKGKLSPRYVRPYIIIQRNGQVVYKLELPPEMSLVHPVFHVSMSKKVVGDPSTTMLVETIEVNEKLSYEEIPVAILDRQFRKLRNKEIASVKVLWRNQQVEEATLEAEEDIKKKYPHLFV, from the coding sequence atggcaccattcaaggcattgtatggtagaagatgtaggtcacccattgggtggttcgaggttggggAAGCTGAATTGATATGGCCGGACCATGTGCATCAGGTCATGGAGAAAGTCAAAATTATTAAGGAGAGATTGAAAACtactcagagtcgccaaaagtcttattcagaTGTTCGtcgtagagatttggagttcaaagaggatgattgggtatttttgaaggtttcccccatgaagggaatcatgcggtttggaaagaaagggaaattgagtccgaggtatgtcaGACCGTACATAATCATTCAGAGGAATGGTCAGGTGGTATACAAGCTCGAGCTACCACCCGAAATGTCATTAGTACAcccagtcttccatgtgtctatgtcgaagaaggtagtgggagatccgtccactacTATGCTAGTTGAAACTATCGAGGTTAATGAAAAACTGTCATATgaggaaattccagttgccattcttgacaggCAGTTCCGGAAGTTGAGAAACAAAgaaattgcctccgtgaaagtgttatggcgaaaccAGCAGGTTGAAGAAGCCACTTTAGAAGCCGAGGAAGATATaaaaaagaagtacccacatttgtttgtatAG